One window of the Doryrhamphus excisus isolate RoL2022-K1 chromosome 10, RoL_Dexc_1.0, whole genome shotgun sequence genome contains the following:
- the phldb3 gene encoding B-cell receptor CD22 isoform X5, with product MTHVAVTLLLLGCLFEGSLCQEWAAIMPSSVEGLGGSCVRIPCRFTMASGFEAYLDDTCRAIWRRGRFFKTEVFDSSRTGESTSLNLLQGNLTGSLKDQDCTTILHNMQSDKDSDSYYFRLDCDNALKFNFGSRVLLYIQDSALMPAVKADRTEVEEGDTLKLVCSAPAPCPMLPPVLTWAPALGFFQEMLEESRVTLAMEVSASYLHNMMKVTCTALHRRQGVHDDLHAENSLTLHVAYTPKNTSVSFEGPVTEGSSVTLTCNTDANPAADSYTWYQVDQAQVTPVGFAKRLSITVTEATNTFYCRARNRYGSQNSSSTRIDVHFPPKETAVIVEPAGLIVEGASVVLLCQSRAKPPVSNYMWSKDGQEHSETGAVLLMERVEARHSGDYRCKASNMLGEESSTAVHLDVQYPPRNTSVTFHPSGPVPDGSTVTLRCASMANPAEADVTWYRLAAGKREAIGAGQEISFNVSKLSEDQFYCQAANIHGLDSSEPVSIDVTFRPEILASSHCEDVSSQTRCSCDSRANPPPAMYWELSGATVNHSAITEVPLEGLTTRSIVTLFIPDQDQDEYVLSLVCFSVNPLGLDSLVFNMSSTGIEKGKQKAAFRPVWDKQTTPPTIW from the exons ATGACACACGTTGCTGTGACGCTTTTACTGCTTGGCTGCCTCTTTGAAG GCAGTCTGTGCCAGGAGTGGGCCGCCATCATGCCGTCCAGCGTGGAGGGTCTAGGTGGCTCCTGTGTGAGGATCCCGTGCAGGTTCACCATGGCCTCTGGATTTGAGGCTTACCTGGATGACACCTGTAGAGCCATATGGAGAAGAGGTCGCTTCTTCAAGACTGAGGTTTTCGACTCCAGTCGGACTGGCGAGAGCACCAGTTTGAACCTCCTGCAGGGAAACCTAACCGGCAGTTTGAAG GATCAGGACTGCACCACCATCCTGCACAACATGCAGTCAGACAAAGACAGCGACTCCTATTACTTCAGGCTGGACTGTGACAACGCGCTCAAGTTCAACTTTGGCAGCAGGGTGCTTTTATACATCCAAG ATTCTGCCCTCATGCCTGCCGTCAAAGCAGACCGCACGGAGGTGGAGGAAGGCGACACTCTGAAGCTGGTGTGTTCAGCTCCAGCTCCATGTCCCATGCTGCCGCCTGTTCTGACGTGGGCGCCGGCACTGGGCTTCTTTCAGGAGATGTTGGAAGAATCACGTGTGACCTTAGCAATGGAGGTGAGCGCCTCTTACCTCCACAACATGATGAAGGTCACCTGCACGGCGCTCCACAGGAGACAAGGAGTACATGACGACCTTCATGCTGAAAACAGCTTGACCCTTCATGTTGCTT ACACTCCAAAGAACACCTCAGTCAGCTTTGAGGGCCCCGTGACAGAGGGCAGTTCCGTCACGCTGACCTGCAACACGGACGCCAATCCAGCTGCGGACAGCTACACCTGGTATCAAGTCGACCAGGCTCAGGTGACCCCGGTGGGATTTGCAAAACGACTGTCCATCACAGTCACAGAGGCCACAAACACCTTTTACTGCAGAGCCCGAAACAGATATGGATCCCAGAACTCATCCAGCACACGGATAGACGTGCATT TCCCTCCCAAGGAAACGGCGGTCATCGTGGAACCTGCGGGTTTGATAGTGGAGGGTGCCTCGGTGGTCCTGCTGTGTCAAAGCCGGGCCAAACCTCCCGTGTCCAACTACATGTGGTCCAAAGACGGCCAAGAGCACAGCGAGACGGGAGCGGTGTTGCTGATGGAACGTGTGGAGGCGAGGCACAGTGGCGACTATCGCTGTAAAGCCTCCAACATGCTGGGAGAGGAAAGCTCAACCGCCGTTCATCTGGATGTCCAAT ATCCACCACGGAACACCTCAGTGACATTCCACCCGTCTGGCCCGGTTCCAGATGGCAGCACAGTGACTTTAAGGTGCGCAAGCATGGCAAATCCGGCAGAGGCGGACGTCACGTGGTACAGGCTGGCCGCGGGCAAGCGTGAGGCGATTGGCGCGGGGCAGGAGATCTCCTTCAATGTGAGCAAACTGTCAGAAGATCAGTTTTACTGTCAAGCCGCCAACATCCATGGGCTTGACTCCTCAGAGCCCGTCAGCATTGATGTCACAT TCCGTCCAGAGATCCTGGCCTCATCCCACTGTGAAGACGTCTCCTCCCAGACACGATGCTCCTGTGACAGTCGGGCGAACCCGCCACCGGCGATGTATTGGGAATTATCCGGAGCGACTGTCAATCATTCTGCCATCACAGAGGTGCCCCTCGAGGGCCTGACAACGAGGAGCATTGTCACCCTCTTCATTCCGGACCAGGACCAAGATGAATACGTGTTGTCGCTCGTGTGCTTCAGCGTCAACCCTCTTGGCTTGGACAGCTTGGTCTTTAACATGTCTTCCACTGGCATTGAAAAAG GAAAACAAAAGGCAGCTTTCCGCCCAGTGTGGGACAAGCAGACAACGCCTCCCACTATCTGGTGA